The following nucleotide sequence is from Pseudomonadales bacterium.
CCATAATCCACGCGTCCATCAACGCTAGGTTTTTGTTCTACGATTTCCATCTTTGGTTTCGGCTGAGCACCACCCAACCCGGTCGCCACCACTGTAACACGCAATTCATCGCCCATTTCTGGATCAATCACGGTTCCCACCACAACTGTCGCGTTGTCTGAGGCAAAATCCTCAACCGTTTCACCAACTTCAGAGAATTCACCCAACGACAGGTTCGGACCTGCTGTAATATTCACCAAAATACCACGCGCACCTTGTAAATTAACATCCTCCAACAAAGGACTTCGCACTGCTGCTTCTGCAGCTTCTTTGGCACGATTTTCTCCAGAGGCACTGCCGCTCCCCATCATTGCCATACCCATTTCAGACATAACGGTACGCACATCGGCAAAGTCCACGTTTATCATACCGGGGCGGATAATCAGATCAGCAATACCCTGTACGGCACCAAGTAACACATCATTCGCTGCACCGAAGGCTTTTAGAAGACTGGTGCTTTCACCCAGTACCGAGAGCAATTTCTCATTGGGAATAGTTATCAACGAATCGACATGTTCGGCTAAAGCCGCAATACCCGCTTCTGCGATTTGCGCGCGCTTGCGACCTTCAAAAGCAAAGGGTTTGGTGACAACAGCAACGGTCAAAATACCTAATTCTCTAGCAATTTGCGCAAATACTGGGGCAGCGCCAGTGCCGGTGCCACCACCCATGCCAGCCGTAATAAAAACCATGTCAGCGCCTTGCAGCACTTCAATGATGCGCTCACGGTCTTCCATTGCCGCCTGGCGACCAATTTCCGGGTTAGCGCCTGCGCCAAGCCCCTTTGTTACCTGTCCGCCAAGTTGCAATACCGTCTTAGCCGATATCGCCTTAAGCGCCTGCGCATCAGTGTTGGCACAAATGAACTCAACGCCTTCAACATTATTTGCCAGCATATGATTCAGCGCGTTACCGCCGCCGCCGCCAACTCCTACAACTTTTATTTCTGCACTTTGTGGAACGCTATCAATCAATTCAAACATGGCCATCTCCTCTTAGGATTTTACAAATAATTCATAATTTTAATGCTCATCATGAGCCGATCTAAAAGTTGTCCTTAAACCAACTTTTAATCTTGTCAAAAAAACCGCTAATAGTGCTTTTTTGTCGACTTTCCGAAAGCCCTTCCAGTTGCTGACGCATACCGTAGATCAACAAACCCACGCCCGTCGCATAGATAGGATTTCTTACTATGTCCGCTAACCCTTCCACACCCTGAGGCATGGCTAGGCGTACTGGCATATGAAATATCTCCTCTGCTAACTCAACAACGCCTTCCATTTTCGATGTCCCACCAGTGAGAACAATGCCAGCTGCCACTAAATCTTCAAATCCACTTCGTCGCAATTCCGACTGGATCAGCGTAAAGAGTTCTTCATAACGTGGCTCCACCACTTCCGCCAAGGACT
It contains:
- the ftsZ gene encoding cell division protein FtsZ, which encodes MFELIDSVPQSAEIKVVGVGGGGGNALNHMLANNVEGVEFICANTDAQALKAISAKTVLQLGGQVTKGLGAGANPEIGRQAAMEDRERIIEVLQGADMVFITAGMGGGTGTGAAPVFAQIARELGILTVAVVTKPFAFEGRKRAQIAEAGIAALAEHVDSLITIPNEKLLSVLGESTSLLKAFGAANDVLLGAVQGIADLIIRPGMINVDFADVRTVMSEMGMAMMGSGSASGENRAKEAAEAAVRSPLLEDVNLQGARGILVNITAGPNLSLGEFSEVGETVEDFASDNATVVVGTVIDPEMGDELRVTVVATGLGGAQPKPKMEIVEQKPSVDGRVDYGKLDRPTVMRKQALGNVAIDHSSAAARDMDYLDIPAFLRRQAD